The Anolis carolinensis isolate JA03-04 chromosome 1, rAnoCar3.1.pri, whole genome shotgun sequence genome window below encodes:
- the LOC134295519 gene encoding uncharacterized protein LOC134295519: MRVIFLAFAVLLLYIVATEAYPYPSKGKCGAHCHPGYCQKHCAHGVNAAANCACAAQGYGYQCCLPPPPPPPPPPPPPPPPPPPPPPPPPPPPPPPPPPPPKKHHWAPLQPHKKG; encoded by the exons ATGAGGGTCATTTTCCTTGCCTTTGCAGTACTCCTGCTGTACATCGTGGCCACAGAAG CCTATCCGTATCCAAGCAAAGGCAAATGCGGCGCTCACTGTCATCCTGGATATTGTCAAAAACATTGTGCCCATGGTGTAAATGCTGCTGCAAACTGCGCCTGTGCTGCCCAAGGATATGGATATCAGTGCTGCCTCCCACCGCCAccacctcctccacctcctcctcctccaccaccacctcctccaccaccaccgccaccgccaccaccacctcctcctccaccaccaccaccaccgccaccTAAAAAACATCACTGGGCACCACTACAGCCTCACAAAAAAGGCTGA
- the LOC134295960 gene encoding tissue- and phase-specific nuclear protein-like, protein MRAIFFAFVVLLLVIAATEAYPYPSKGKCGVPCAGGCGKSCAYGVDASANCACGYDGYGGGPYCCISPPPPPPPPPPPPPPPPPPPPPPPPHYKHYKAPVVPHKKG, encoded by the exons ATGAGGGCCATCTTCTTTGCCTTTGTGGTGCTCCTGTTGGTCATTGCGGCCACTGAAG CCTATCCATATCCAAGTAAAGGCAAATGTGGTGTTCCATGCGCTGGAGGCTGTGGCAAATCCTGCGCTTACGGTGTGGATGCCAGCGCAAACTGTGCCTGTGGCTATGATGGTTATGGTGGTGGACCTTACTGCTGTATCTCAccaccacctccacctccaccacctcctccaccacctcctcctccacctcctcctcctccaccaccaccaccacattatAAACATTATAAAGCACCAGTAGTACCCCACAAAAAAGGCTga